In one window of Mesorhizobium sp. B2-1-1 DNA:
- the tmk gene encoding dTMP kinase, with product MARGFFITFEGGEGAGKSTQIERLAGKMRAKKYDVLVTREPGGSPGAEAVRHVLLSGAAEPFGPKMEALLFAAARSDHVEQVIRPAVERGSVVLCDRFLDSSRVYQGVTGGLDPVFMETLEQVAINGMMPDMTLIFDIDPTEGLRRATVRRGAGAGPDRFEKETLAIHEARREAFLAIAAAEPERCVVIDASAAPDAVENAVTATVFAALEARAPMRNRQTAPA from the coding sequence CAAGTCGACGCAGATCGAGCGGCTGGCGGGAAAGATGCGCGCCAAGAAGTACGACGTCCTCGTCACCCGGGAACCGGGCGGCTCGCCGGGCGCGGAAGCGGTCCGGCATGTGCTGCTCTCGGGCGCCGCCGAGCCGTTTGGGCCGAAGATGGAAGCGCTGCTTTTCGCCGCGGCGCGCTCCGACCATGTCGAGCAGGTCATCCGCCCGGCGGTCGAGCGCGGCTCCGTTGTTCTGTGCGACCGCTTCCTGGATTCCTCGCGCGTCTACCAGGGCGTCACCGGCGGCCTCGACCCGGTGTTCATGGAGACGCTGGAGCAGGTGGCCATCAATGGCATGATGCCCGACATGACGCTGATCTTCGACATCGATCCCACCGAAGGCCTGAGACGCGCAACAGTACGTCGCGGCGCCGGCGCCGGCCCCGACCGCTTCGAAAAGGAAACACTTGCCATTCACGAGGCGCGCCGCGAGGCATTCCTGGCGATCGCGGCGGCCGAGCCGGAGCGTTGCGTCGTGATCGACGCATCCGCCGCTCCCGATGCGGTAGAAAATGCCGTCACCGCCACCGTGTTCGCGGCACTGGAGGCGAGGGCGCCCATGCGCAACAGACAGACCGCACCCGCATGA
- a CDS encoding DNA polymerase III subunit delta', producing MIFERIAPEQHDTLDGVPEPSETPRLVGHGQAAAMLAAAYRAGKLPHALIFAGPLGIGKATLAFHLAHHLLKHPAFEQAPETLAVPDPASSLFRQIATGAHPGVLHLTRPLNDKTKNFKTVVTVDEIRKVNRFLSMTSHDGSYRVVIVDPADDMNTNAANALLKNLEEPPARTLFILIVHAPGSLLPTIRSRCQLVRLSPLDIDELMAVLETAEPPPGDPAARAALATRAGGSARNAILLTQYGGLEIAETLDALVSAGKSDIAGAYRLAEVVAGRDQAIQFDIFNRRALDLLSDAASRAALAGDLARAKTLSDTWHEALDAISETDTYNLDKKQHALTMIDRLKSAMRM from the coding sequence ATGATCTTCGAACGCATCGCGCCGGAACAGCATGACACGCTGGACGGCGTCCCCGAACCGTCCGAAACGCCACGCCTGGTCGGGCATGGGCAGGCCGCGGCCATGCTCGCCGCCGCCTATCGCGCTGGAAAGCTGCCGCACGCCCTGATCTTCGCCGGACCGCTCGGCATCGGCAAGGCGACACTCGCCTTCCATCTGGCGCATCATCTCCTGAAGCATCCGGCCTTCGAGCAGGCGCCGGAGACGCTCGCCGTTCCCGATCCGGCGTCCTCGCTGTTTCGCCAGATCGCCACCGGCGCGCATCCCGGCGTGCTGCATCTGACCCGTCCGCTGAACGACAAGACCAAGAACTTCAAGACGGTCGTCACCGTCGACGAGATCCGCAAGGTCAATCGCTTCCTGTCGATGACGTCGCATGACGGCAGCTACCGGGTGGTGATCGTGGACCCGGCCGACGACATGAACACCAATGCAGCCAATGCCTTGCTGAAGAATCTTGAGGAGCCGCCGGCGCGAACGCTGTTCATCCTCATCGTCCATGCGCCGGGCAGCCTGCTGCCGACGATCCGCTCGCGCTGCCAATTGGTGCGGCTGTCGCCGCTCGATATCGACGAACTGATGGCGGTGCTGGAAACCGCCGAGCCGCCGCCGGGCGATCCGGCCGCGCGGGCAGCGCTGGCCACGCGGGCAGGCGGCAGCGCCCGCAATGCGATCCTTCTGACGCAGTATGGCGGACTGGAGATCGCCGAGACGCTGGATGCCCTGGTGAGCGCCGGCAAGAGCGACATCGCCGGCGCCTATCGTCTTGCCGAGGTCGTGGCCGGGCGCGACCAGGCGATCCAGTTCGATATCTTCAACCGCCGCGCGCTCGATCTGTTGTCCGATGCGGCGAGCCGGGCGGCGCTGGCCGGCGATCTCGCACGAGCCAAAACGCTGTCGGACACTTGGCATGAGGCGCTGGACGCTATATCTGAGACTGATACCTACAATCTCGACAAGAAGCAGCACGCCTTGACCATGATCGACCGCCTGAAGTCTGCAATGCGAATGTGA
- the metG gene encoding methionine--tRNA ligase, with amino-acid sequence MSRDTFYITTAISYPNGKPHIGHAYELIATDALARFQRLDGKQVFFLTGTDEHGIKMLQTAKKEDISARELADRNSAEFKRMATALNASNDDFIRTTEERHYAASQAIWKAMAANGDIYKGGYAGWYSVRDEAYYGEEETEVRPDNIRYGPQGTPVEWVEEESYFFRLSAYQDKLLALYEGQPDFIGPAERRNEVMSFVRSGLKDLSISRTTFDWGVPVPGDEKHVMYVWVDALTNYITGVGYPDENADNWKFWPADAHIIGKDIVRFHAVYWPAFLMSAGIPLPKRVFGHGFLFNRGEKMSKSVGNVIDPFTMIEHYGLDQVRYFFLREVPFGQDGSYSHEAIVNRTNADLANGVGNLAQRSLSMIAKNCGGVVPTRGELTDADKAILDQAAAALAAARKAMAEQGIHLALASIFGVVAEADRYFAGQEPWALKKTNPERMQTVLWTTAEVVRRVAILCQPFIPGSAAKLLDLLAVPADERNFVHLHADHALVPGRALPVPEGVFPRYVDQPEANG; translated from the coding sequence ATGTCACGCGATACATTCTACATCACGACCGCGATCTCTTACCCCAATGGCAAGCCGCATATCGGCCATGCCTACGAATTGATCGCCACCGATGCGCTGGCCCGCTTTCAGCGGCTCGACGGCAAGCAGGTCTTCTTTCTCACCGGCACCGACGAACACGGCATCAAGATGCTGCAGACGGCGAAGAAGGAAGACATTTCTGCGCGCGAACTGGCCGACCGCAATTCGGCTGAGTTCAAGCGCATGGCGACCGCGCTCAACGCCTCCAACGACGATTTCATCCGCACCACCGAAGAGCGGCACTACGCGGCCTCTCAGGCGATCTGGAAGGCGATGGCTGCCAATGGAGACATCTACAAGGGCGGCTATGCCGGCTGGTACTCGGTGCGTGACGAAGCTTATTACGGCGAGGAGGAAACCGAGGTTCGTCCCGACAATATCCGCTATGGCCCGCAAGGAACGCCGGTCGAATGGGTCGAGGAGGAAAGCTATTTCTTCCGGCTTTCGGCCTATCAGGACAAACTGCTGGCGCTCTACGAGGGCCAGCCGGATTTCATCGGCCCGGCCGAGCGGCGCAACGAAGTGATGAGCTTCGTCAGATCGGGACTGAAAGACCTGTCGATCTCGCGCACGACGTTCGACTGGGGCGTGCCGGTGCCCGGCGACGAAAAGCACGTGATGTATGTCTGGGTCGACGCGCTGACAAACTACATTACCGGCGTCGGCTATCCCGATGAAAACGCAGACAATTGGAAATTCTGGCCGGCCGATGCGCACATCATCGGCAAGGACATCGTGCGTTTCCACGCCGTCTACTGGCCGGCCTTCCTGATGTCGGCAGGCATTCCGCTGCCGAAGCGCGTCTTTGGCCACGGCTTCCTGTTCAACCGCGGCGAGAAGATGTCGAAATCGGTCGGCAACGTCATCGACCCCTTCACCATGATAGAGCATTACGGGCTCGACCAGGTGCGCTATTTCTTCCTGCGCGAGGTGCCGTTCGGCCAGGACGGCAGCTACAGCCACGAAGCGATCGTCAACCGCACCAATGCCGACCTTGCCAACGGCGTCGGCAATCTGGCGCAGCGCTCGCTGTCGATGATCGCCAAGAACTGCGGCGGCGTGGTGCCGACGCGCGGCGAGCTGACGGATGCCGACAAGGCAATCCTCGATCAGGCGGCGGCCGCTCTTGCCGCCGCGCGCAAGGCAATGGCCGAGCAGGGCATCCATCTGGCGCTGGCGTCGATCTTCGGCGTGGTGGCCGAAGCCGACCGGTATTTCGCCGGACAGGAACCCTGGGCACTGAAGAAGACTAACCCCGAGCGCATGCAAACGGTGCTGTGGACAACGGCCGAGGTGGTCCGGCGCGTGGCGATTCTGTGCCAACCCTTTATTCCAGGATCGGCCGCGAAGCTGCTTGACCTGCTGGCCGTGCCGGCAGACGAGCGCAATTTCGTGCATCTCCACGCCGATCATGCGCTTGTGCCGGGCAGAGCGTTGCCTGTACCAGAAGGCGTGTTTCCGCGTTATGTCGATCAGCCGGAAGCGAACGGCTGA
- a CDS encoding TatD family hydrolase, with the protein MLVDSHCHLDFPDFAEERAAVVARALAAGIGRMVTISTRVKRFQQILEIADAFDEVYCSVGTHPHNAAEELDVTTADLVRRSAHPKVVAIGEAGLDYFYDKAPRDAQAQGLRNHIAAARETGLPLVIHSRDADDDMAHILEEETGKGAFPFVLHCFSSGRRLAEVGVSLGGYVSFSGILTFKNSAEIRAIAADLPHDRLLVETDAPYLAPIPFRGKRNEPAYVAHTARVLAETIGISEGEIAALTTDNFFRLFGKMPRPAEQSA; encoded by the coding sequence ATGCTCGTCGACAGCCACTGCCATCTGGATTTTCCGGACTTCGCCGAGGAACGGGCGGCCGTCGTCGCCCGTGCCCTGGCCGCCGGGATCGGCCGCATGGTAACCATTTCGACGCGCGTGAAGCGATTTCAGCAAATACTTGAAATCGCAGATGCTTTCGACGAAGTGTACTGCTCCGTCGGAACCCATCCGCACAATGCCGCCGAAGAGCTTGACGTGACGACGGCGGATCTCGTGCGCCGGTCCGCCCATCCCAAGGTGGTGGCGATCGGCGAAGCCGGGCTCGACTATTTCTATGACAAAGCGCCCCGCGATGCGCAGGCGCAGGGTTTGCGCAACCACATCGCCGCTGCTCGCGAGACGGGCCTGCCGCTGGTCATCCATTCGCGCGACGCCGACGACGACATGGCTCATATCCTTGAGGAAGAAACGGGGAAGGGCGCCTTCCCGTTCGTCCTGCACTGTTTTTCGTCGGGACGCAGGCTGGCCGAGGTCGGCGTCTCGCTGGGCGGCTATGTTTCGTTTTCCGGCATCCTGACCTTCAAGAATTCGGCCGAAATACGCGCCATAGCCGCCGACCTGCCGCACGACCGGCTGCTGGTGGAGACCGATGCGCCATATCTCGCGCCGATCCCATTTCGCGGCAAGCGCAACGAACCCGCTTATGTCGCGCACACGGCCAGGGTTCTGGCCGAGACGATCGGCATCAGCGAAGGTGAAATCGCAGCTTTGACGACCGATAATTTCTTCCGGCTGTTCGGCAAGATGCCGCGCCCCGCCGAGCAAAGCGCCTGA
- a CDS encoding MBL fold metallo-hydrolase, with product MTDRLRLTILGCGSSPGTPRITGDWGNCDPHNPKNRRMRTAALVERIAESGARTTVVIDTGPDFRQQMLMASVKRIDAVVYTHPHADHIHGIDDLRGFVLDQRQRIDIHADQPTMLRLRQAFGYCFETPPGSSYPPIVDAHIIDHTKPVVIEGEGGALTLEPLPQVHGDIISLGFRIGGLAYCPDISDFPAATAERLRNLDVLIIDALQYRTHPSHLSLGEALEWIERLAPKQAVLTHMHGPLDYATVMAETPANVEPAFDGMALEIRYRSDR from the coding sequence ATGACAGACCGGCTGCGCCTCACCATTCTCGGCTGCGGCTCGTCACCGGGCACGCCGCGCATCACCGGCGACTGGGGTAATTGCGATCCGCACAATCCGAAAAATCGGCGCATGCGCACGGCAGCCCTTGTCGAGCGGATTGCCGAGAGCGGCGCCCGCACCACCGTCGTCATCGACACAGGACCGGATTTCCGCCAGCAGATGCTGATGGCCTCGGTCAAACGCATCGATGCCGTCGTCTACACCCATCCACATGCCGACCACATCCACGGCATCGACGACTTGCGCGGCTTCGTGCTCGACCAGCGGCAGCGGATCGATATCCATGCCGACCAGCCAACGATGCTGCGGCTGCGCCAGGCCTTCGGCTACTGTTTCGAGACGCCGCCAGGCAGTTCCTATCCACCGATTGTCGACGCCCATATCATCGATCACACAAAGCCGGTCGTGATCGAAGGCGAGGGCGGTGCCCTCACCCTCGAGCCGCTGCCGCAGGTCCATGGCGACATCATATCGCTCGGCTTCCGCATCGGCGGACTAGCCTATTGCCCCGACATCAGCGATTTTCCGGCTGCCACCGCCGAACGGCTGCGTAATCTCGATGTCCTGATCATCGACGCGCTGCAGTACAGGACGCACCCGAGCCATCTGTCGCTTGGCGAGGCGCTTGAGTGGATCGAGCGGCTGGCCCCGAAACAGGCTGTGCTGACCCATATGCATGGGCCGCTGGACTACGCTACCGTGATGGCTGAGACTCCGGCAAATGTCGAGCCGGCATTTGATGGCATGGCGCTTGAAATTCGTTATAGATCAGACAGATAG